In Trifolium pratense cultivar HEN17-A07 linkage group LG7, ARS_RC_1.1, whole genome shotgun sequence, a genomic segment contains:
- the LOC123897924 gene encoding ATP-dependent (S)-NAD(P)H-hydrate dehydratase isoform X2, with protein sequence MMMLLLLLLISFSFLQIRRQKFFIRSLGGSIDYRKTGKMQSVEVDAENIIRIITPALDQSRHKGQAGKIAVIGGCREYTGAPYFAAISALKIGADLSHVFCTKDAAPVIKSYSPELIVHPVLEESYSVREEDKKIIANKVLGEVDKWLERFDCLVVGPGLGRDLFLLDCVSEIIRHARKSNIPIVIDGDGLFLVTNHLELVSGYALAVLTPNVNEYKRLVQKVLSSEVNNDDATQQVLSLAKQIGGVTILRKGKSDLISDGDTVKSVSIYGSPRRCGGQGDILSGSVAVFLSWARQHIEAADLDSNPAVIGSIAGSAMMRKAASLAFSNKKRSTVTGDIIECLGKSLEDICPAGSCSL encoded by the exons ATGATGatgctgctgctgttgttgcTGATCAGCTTTAGCTTTCTCCAAATAAG AAGACAGAAGTTTTTTATAAGATCTCTTGGAGGTAGCATTGATTATCGCAAGACTGGAAAAATGCAGTCTGTTGAGGTTGATGCTGAGAACATTATTAGAATAATTACTCCTGCCTTAGATCAAAGTAGACATAAAGGCCAGGCAG GGAAAATAGCTGTTATTGGAGGATGCCGCGAATATACAGGTGCCCCATATTTTGCTGCCATTTCAGCCTTAAAAATT GGTGCAGATTTGTCCCATGTATTTTGTACAAAAGATGCTGCTCCTGTCATCAAAAGCTACAGTCCTGAGTTGATTGTGCACCCTGTTTTGGAAGAATCATATAGTGTCAG GGAGGAGGACAAGAAAATCATAGCAAACAAAGTTCTTGGTGAAGTTGACAAATGGTTAGAAAGATTTGACTGTCTAGTCGTTGGTCCAGGCCTTGGAAGAGATCTGTTTCTTCTG GACTGTGTGAGTGAAATCATCAGGCATGCAAGAAAGTCAAACATCCCAATTGTGATAGATGGG GATGGGCTTTTTCTTGTTACAAATCATCTTGAACTTGTTAGTGGCTATGCCTTAGCTGTTCTAACCCCAAATGTCAATGAATATAAGCGACTTGTACAGAAAGTACTGAGTTCTGAAGTAAATAACGATGATGCTACTCAGCAAGTGCTATCTCTTGCCAAACA AATCGGTGGTGTTACTATCCTCAGAAAAGGAAAATCTGATCTAATAAGCGATGGCGACACAG TTAAATCAGTAAGTATCTATGGTTCTCCTAGACGCTGTGGCGGCCAAGGTGATATCCTTTCTGGAAG TGTTGCTGTCTTTTTGTCATGGGCACGACAACATATTGAAGCTGCTGATCTAGATTCAAATCCAGCGGTGATAGGATCCATTGCTGGCTCTGCAATGATGAGGAAGGCAGCTTCCCTTGCTttctcaaataagaaaagatcAACTGTCACTGGTGACATCATTGAATGCTTGGGGAAAAG TTTGGAAGATATTTGTCCTGCTGGTTCATGCTCTTTGTAA
- the LOC123897924 gene encoding ATP-dependent (S)-NAD(P)H-hydrate dehydratase isoform X3 gives MQSVEVDAENIIRIITPALDQSRHKGQAGKIAVIGGCREYTGAPYFAAISALKIGADLSHVFCTKDAAPVIKSYSPELIVHPVLEESYSVREEDKKIIANKVLGEVDKWLERFDCLVVGPGLGRDLFLLDCVSEIIRHARKSNIPIVIDGDGLFLVTNHLELVSGYALAVLTPNVNEYKRLVQKVLSSEVNNDDATQQVLSLAKQIGGVTILRKGKSDLISDGDTVKSVSIYGSPRRCGGQGDILSGSVAVFLSWARQHIEAADLDSNPAVIGSIAGSAMMRKAASLAFSNKKRSTVTGDIIECLGKSLEDICPAGSCSL, from the exons ATGCAGTCTGTTGAGGTTGATGCTGAGAACATTATTAGAATAATTACTCCTGCCTTAGATCAAAGTAGACATAAAGGCCAGGCAG GGAAAATAGCTGTTATTGGAGGATGCCGCGAATATACAGGTGCCCCATATTTTGCTGCCATTTCAGCCTTAAAAATT GGTGCAGATTTGTCCCATGTATTTTGTACAAAAGATGCTGCTCCTGTCATCAAAAGCTACAGTCCTGAGTTGATTGTGCACCCTGTTTTGGAAGAATCATATAGTGTCAG GGAGGAGGACAAGAAAATCATAGCAAACAAAGTTCTTGGTGAAGTTGACAAATGGTTAGAAAGATTTGACTGTCTAGTCGTTGGTCCAGGCCTTGGAAGAGATCTGTTTCTTCTG GACTGTGTGAGTGAAATCATCAGGCATGCAAGAAAGTCAAACATCCCAATTGTGATAGATGGG GATGGGCTTTTTCTTGTTACAAATCATCTTGAACTTGTTAGTGGCTATGCCTTAGCTGTTCTAACCCCAAATGTCAATGAATATAAGCGACTTGTACAGAAAGTACTGAGTTCTGAAGTAAATAACGATGATGCTACTCAGCAAGTGCTATCTCTTGCCAAACA AATCGGTGGTGTTACTATCCTCAGAAAAGGAAAATCTGATCTAATAAGCGATGGCGACACAG TTAAATCAGTAAGTATCTATGGTTCTCCTAGACGCTGTGGCGGCCAAGGTGATATCCTTTCTGGAAG TGTTGCTGTCTTTTTGTCATGGGCACGACAACATATTGAAGCTGCTGATCTAGATTCAAATCCAGCGGTGATAGGATCCATTGCTGGCTCTGCAATGATGAGGAAGGCAGCTTCCCTTGCTttctcaaataagaaaagatcAACTGTCACTGGTGACATCATTGAATGCTTGGGGAAAAG TTTGGAAGATATTTGTCCTGCTGGTTCATGCTCTTTGTAA
- the LOC123897924 gene encoding ATP-dependent (S)-NAD(P)H-hydrate dehydratase isoform X1, giving the protein MLMKHVVMNCWLPLLSCANNCMLLASSSVFRRQKFFIRSLGGSIDYRKTGKMQSVEVDAENIIRIITPALDQSRHKGQAGKIAVIGGCREYTGAPYFAAISALKIGADLSHVFCTKDAAPVIKSYSPELIVHPVLEESYSVREEDKKIIANKVLGEVDKWLERFDCLVVGPGLGRDLFLLDCVSEIIRHARKSNIPIVIDGDGLFLVTNHLELVSGYALAVLTPNVNEYKRLVQKVLSSEVNNDDATQQVLSLAKQIGGVTILRKGKSDLISDGDTVKSVSIYGSPRRCGGQGDILSGSVAVFLSWARQHIEAADLDSNPAVIGSIAGSAMMRKAASLAFSNKKRSTVTGDIIECLGKSLEDICPAGSCSL; this is encoded by the exons ATGTTAATGAAACATGTGGTCATGAATTGTTGGTTACCGTTGTTGAGTTGTGCAAACAATTGTATGCTATTGGCTTCTTCATCTGTTTTCAGAAGACAGAAGTTTTTTATAAGATCTCTTGGAGGTAGCATTGATTATCGCAAGACTGGAAAAATGCAGTCTGTTGAGGTTGATGCTGAGAACATTATTAGAATAATTACTCCTGCCTTAGATCAAAGTAGACATAAAGGCCAGGCAG GGAAAATAGCTGTTATTGGAGGATGCCGCGAATATACAGGTGCCCCATATTTTGCTGCCATTTCAGCCTTAAAAATT GGTGCAGATTTGTCCCATGTATTTTGTACAAAAGATGCTGCTCCTGTCATCAAAAGCTACAGTCCTGAGTTGATTGTGCACCCTGTTTTGGAAGAATCATATAGTGTCAG GGAGGAGGACAAGAAAATCATAGCAAACAAAGTTCTTGGTGAAGTTGACAAATGGTTAGAAAGATTTGACTGTCTAGTCGTTGGTCCAGGCCTTGGAAGAGATCTGTTTCTTCTG GACTGTGTGAGTGAAATCATCAGGCATGCAAGAAAGTCAAACATCCCAATTGTGATAGATGGG GATGGGCTTTTTCTTGTTACAAATCATCTTGAACTTGTTAGTGGCTATGCCTTAGCTGTTCTAACCCCAAATGTCAATGAATATAAGCGACTTGTACAGAAAGTACTGAGTTCTGAAGTAAATAACGATGATGCTACTCAGCAAGTGCTATCTCTTGCCAAACA AATCGGTGGTGTTACTATCCTCAGAAAAGGAAAATCTGATCTAATAAGCGATGGCGACACAG TTAAATCAGTAAGTATCTATGGTTCTCCTAGACGCTGTGGCGGCCAAGGTGATATCCTTTCTGGAAG TGTTGCTGTCTTTTTGTCATGGGCACGACAACATATTGAAGCTGCTGATCTAGATTCAAATCCAGCGGTGATAGGATCCATTGCTGGCTCTGCAATGATGAGGAAGGCAGCTTCCCTTGCTttctcaaataagaaaagatcAACTGTCACTGGTGACATCATTGAATGCTTGGGGAAAAG TTTGGAAGATATTTGTCCTGCTGGTTCATGCTCTTTGTAA